In the genome of Desulfuromonas sp. DDH964, one region contains:
- a CDS encoding 1,4-dihydroxy-6-naphthoate synthase — protein MSSPLSLGYSPCPNDTFIFYALTHGRIALPGIRISERLADVETLNQLALAGVLDLTKVSYHAFGHLRDEYLLLRSGGALGRGCGPLVVAPQALAMADLKGRRIAIPGRLTTANLLLQLYGEGFEELLILPFEQVMPAVLRGEAAAGVIIHESRFTFHQLGLHQVLDLGAWWEAETGLPIPLGGILARRELGPELIQQLEGALTASIDYAYAHPMEPRSYIKRHSQELADAVIDQHIDLYVNDFSRTLGPEGERAVTELLRRAEARGIIPTSPQSLFCN, from the coding sequence ATGAGCTCTCCCCTTTCTTTGGGGTATTCCCCCTGCCCGAACGATACCTTTATTTTTTATGCCCTGACCCATGGGCGGATAGCTCTGCCGGGCATCCGGATCTCCGAACGCCTGGCCGATGTCGAAACCCTCAACCAGCTCGCCCTGGCTGGCGTACTCGATCTGACCAAGGTCAGCTACCATGCCTTCGGCCATCTTCGCGATGAGTATCTCCTGTTGCGCAGCGGCGGCGCTCTCGGCCGCGGGTGCGGTCCGCTGGTGGTGGCGCCGCAGGCTCTCGCCATGGCCGACCTCAAAGGACGGAGAATCGCCATCCCGGGGCGCCTGACGACGGCCAACCTGCTGCTGCAACTTTATGGCGAGGGGTTCGAGGAGCTTCTCATCCTCCCCTTCGAGCAGGTGATGCCCGCGGTCCTGCGCGGTGAAGCCGCGGCTGGAGTCATCATCCATGAATCCCGGTTCACCTTCCATCAACTCGGCCTGCATCAGGTTCTCGACCTTGGCGCCTGGTGGGAGGCTGAAACCGGACTGCCGATCCCCCTGGGAGGGATTCTGGCCCGACGCGAGCTCGGACCAGAACTGATCCAGCAGCTGGAAGGGGCCCTGACCGCCAGCATCGATTACGCCTATGCCCACCCTATGGAGCCGCGGAGCTATATCAAGCGCCACTCCCAGGAACTTGCCGATGCGGTTATCGACCAGCATATCGATCTCTACGTCAACGACTTTTCCCGCACCCTCGGCCCTGAAGGCGAGCGCGCCGTAACCGAACTGTTGCGGCGCGCCGAAGCGCGCGGCATCATCCCCACCTCCCCCCAATCCCTCTTCTGTAACTGA